A genomic region of Rhizomicrobium sp. contains the following coding sequences:
- a CDS encoding 4-hydroxythreonine-4-phosphate dehydrogenase PdxA, which produces MAALKAKGHDVRGPLSADTLFHAEARARYDAALAMYHDQALIPIKTLSFWDGVNVTLGLPIVRTSPDHGTAFDIAGTGQADPRSMIAAIRLAAKMADARAG; this is translated from the coding sequence GTGGCGGCGCTGAAGGCCAAGGGCCACGACGTGCGCGGGCCGCTGTCCGCCGACACGCTGTTCCATGCCGAGGCGCGGGCGCGCTACGACGCGGCGCTCGCCATGTATCACGACCAGGCGCTGATCCCGATCAAGACGCTGTCCTTCTGGGACGGAGTGAACGTGACGCTGGGCCTTCCCATCGTGCGCACCTCGCCCGACCACGGCACCGCGTTCGACATCGCCGGCACCGGCCAGGCCGACCCGCGCAGCATGATCGCCGCGATCCGGCTCGCCGCGAAGATGGCCGATGCCCGGGCCGGATAA